In the genome of Desulfuromonas sp. DDH964, one region contains:
- a CDS encoding sigma 54-interacting transcriptional regulator, which yields MGPITTVRENCRKCYSCVRNCPVKAIKVKQHYAEVIHQRCIGCGKCIRVCSQKAKVIAACIEETERLLAGKDPVVAVLGCSFPAFFNDVLPGQLASGITRLGFDEVHEGSSGVELVRAEYGRLKEQSLGRPLISTHCPTIVDLIERHYPQLLKNLMDSVSPMVAIGRFIKARRGPKTRVIYISSCIAGKFEIEAEEVAGAVDVVLTYQELNSMLRQRKIDLTRLAEGHFDGIPAGRGRLFPISGGPFEAFAISNEFLDPDFVTTEGEENALEIIKDLAAGRIHPKVVDLRFCAGGCISGPGKNNRLTTFSKRSLVIDYFQHGKVPYVTAPHYLVNRPNPDLRRQFKNKHQRLDLPSGDSVRKILQSTNKFVEQDELNCGCCGYQTCREHAVAVYQGLAEEDMCLPFSLKRLEEDRFNLAQKYELARRALDQEFGDAAIIGQDTGTSEVLKLIRQVGPTQTTVLIRGESGTGKELTARAIHQQSHRSDKPLVTLNCTTLTDSLLESELFGHKKGAFTGAIGDKKGLFEAANGGTIFLDEIGDITPKLQAELLRVLDSGEIRPVGGNAAVKVDVRLIAATNKNLENGVAEGWFREDLFYRLNVFTITMPPLRSRIDSLPGLVEHFLARASKRVNKTLLGIEERAIQAMQCYPWPGNIRELQNIIERAAVLTQDQVIRLENLPVVFAELSLGETAGAGKQPGSFRGQREKHLSQVEKGLIKRYLQESAGNVSEAARRAGIPRRTFYRLLSRYNIQGRDFSAKSR from the coding sequence ATGGGTCCGATCACGACGGTGCGGGAGAACTGCCGCAAGTGCTATTCCTGCGTTCGCAACTGCCCGGTCAAGGCGATCAAGGTCAAACAACACTACGCCGAAGTCATCCACCAGCGCTGCATCGGCTGCGGCAAATGCATCCGCGTCTGCTCCCAGAAGGCAAAGGTGATCGCCGCCTGCATCGAAGAGACCGAGCGGCTTCTCGCCGGCAAGGATCCGGTGGTCGCCGTGCTGGGCTGCTCCTTCCCCGCCTTTTTCAATGACGTTCTTCCCGGCCAGCTGGCGAGCGGCATCACGCGTCTCGGCTTCGACGAGGTCCACGAAGGCTCCAGCGGCGTCGAACTGGTGCGCGCCGAATACGGCCGCCTCAAGGAACAGTCCCTTGGCCGTCCGCTGATCTCCACCCACTGCCCGACCATCGTCGACCTGATCGAACGCCATTACCCGCAACTGCTCAAGAACCTCATGGACAGCGTCTCGCCGATGGTCGCCATCGGTCGCTTCATCAAGGCGCGCCGGGGACCGAAGACCCGGGTGATCTACATCAGCTCCTGCATCGCCGGCAAATTCGAAATCGAGGCCGAGGAAGTGGCCGGCGCCGTCGACGTCGTTCTCACTTACCAGGAACTCAATTCGATGCTGCGCCAGCGGAAGATCGATCTCACCCGTCTTGCCGAGGGGCATTTCGACGGTATCCCGGCCGGGAGGGGGCGGCTTTTCCCGATTTCCGGCGGTCCCTTCGAGGCCTTCGCGATCAGCAACGAATTCCTCGACCCCGACTTCGTCACCACCGAGGGGGAAGAGAATGCCCTCGAGATCATCAAGGATCTCGCGGCCGGCCGCATCCATCCCAAGGTCGTCGACCTCCGTTTCTGTGCGGGGGGCTGCATCAGCGGTCCCGGCAAAAACAACCGCCTCACCACCTTCTCCAAGCGCAGCCTCGTCATCGACTACTTTCAGCACGGCAAGGTCCCCTACGTTACCGCCCCCCATTACCTCGTCAACCGGCCGAATCCCGACCTGCGGCGCCAGTTCAAGAACAAGCACCAGCGACTCGACCTGCCGAGCGGGGACAGCGTGCGCAAGATCCTGCAGTCGACCAACAAGTTCGTCGAGCAGGACGAGCTCAACTGCGGCTGCTGCGGCTACCAGACCTGCCGCGAACATGCCGTCGCCGTCTACCAGGGGCTGGCGGAAGAGGACATGTGCCTCCCCTTCTCTCTCAAGCGCCTCGAGGAGGACCGCTTCAACCTCGCCCAGAAATACGAACTGGCCCGCCGCGCCCTTGACCAGGAATTCGGCGACGCGGCGATCATCGGCCAGGACACCGGCACCTCGGAGGTCCTCAAGCTGATCCGCCAGGTCGGCCCGACCCAGACCACCGTCCTCATCCGCGGCGAGAGCGGCACCGGCAAGGAACTGACCGCCCGCGCCATTCATCAGCAGAGCCACCGCAGCGACAAGCCGCTGGTCACCCTCAACTGCACTACCCTCACCGACAGCCTCCTCGAAAGTGAGCTCTTCGGTCACAAGAAGGGGGCCTTCACCGGCGCCATCGGTGACAAGAAGGGGCTCTTCGAAGCGGCGAATGGCGGCACCATCTTCCTCGACGAGATCGGCGACATCACGCCCAAGCTGCAGGCCGAACTGCTGCGCGTCCTCGATTCCGGCGAAATCCGCCCGGTCGGCGGCAATGCCGCGGTCAAGGTCGATGTGCGCCTGATCGCCGCCACCAACAAGAACCTCGAAAATGGCGTCGCCGAAGGCTGGTTCCGCGAGGACCTCTTCTACCGCCTCAACGTCTTCACCATCACCATGCCGCCGCTGCGCAGCCGCATCGACTCCCTCCCCGGCCTCGTCGAGCATTTCCTTGCCCGTGCCAGCAAGCGGGTCAACAAGACCCTGCTCGGCATCGAGGAGCGGGCGATCCAGGCCATGCAATGCTATCCCTGGCCCGGCAATATCCGCGAACTGCAAAACATCATCGAACGGGCTGCCGTCCTGACCCAGGACCAGGTGATCCGCCTCGAAAACCTGCCGGTCGTCTTTGCCGAACTGAGCCTGGGGGAAACTGCCGGCGCCGGCAAGCAGCCCGGCAGTTTCCGCGGCCAGCGGGAAAAACACCTCAGCCAGGTGGAGAAGGGCCTGATCAAGCGCTACCTGCAGGAGAGCGCCGGCAACGTGTCGGAAGCCGCGCGGCGGGCAGGGATCCCGCGCCGCACTTTTTATCGCCTGCTGAGCCGCTATAACATTCAGGGCCGGGACTTCAGCGCGAAAAGCCGTTAG
- the ptsP gene encoding phosphoenolpyruvate--protein phosphotransferase translates to MPTSKPREKIGITTLEDISALILQSHDLDETLRNIVNLVARRMGTEVCSIYLLDDDLQTLRLRASKGLSRRAVDKVTMKIGEGLTGMAAQERHAVAILEPQSHPRYRYFKETGEERFHSFLGIPLFDRNHPLGVVVLQTKEARQFSPEEISALSTIAFQVSSIVINARLLDSIRQKEEESSRFARELEKTRQSLLQREQPVDGGGELAMRGIVAYPGVVSGPAHVLDQKLGFADILDEEEVDSPTELARLEAALEKTRIQTLFLEKRVAERLSENDAAIFHTHLMILEDRSFLDKLRREIKGGHSAPYALKKVVSGYIEAFARMEDQYLRERAADMEDIGRRLLGNLVGEEHQVLQLRSPGILVASELLPSDMAGLDHEQLRGIVTEAGEKNSHAVIMAKALGIPALVGVRGAVKAVRPEDPLILDANSGCLYVNPPAKIVEEYRRLEEDCGRELHRLEEYRDLPARTSDGERVLLRANIGLVSDVEVARRNGAEGVGLYRTEFPYMARGDFPDRNDQYQLYRKVIEGFPGHPVTIRTLDIGGDKVLPYFNPPKEDNPFMGWRSVRVSLDNRDIFRTQLEAILMAGVHGEVKLLFPMISGIEEVRACKAVLAEARENLRRDGVECAATIPLGVMIEVPAAVRLAPQLAREVDFFALGTNDLIQYMLAADRNNPLVSKYYDPLHPAILQVLRDVTEVAREQGKGLCLCGEMASDPLCFLLLIGLGIREFSMPAPFIPRTKALLATISARAARKVAREVTEMGESRQIRKSLARLLGEPRRPD, encoded by the coding sequence ATGCCAACCTCGAAACCGCGCGAAAAGATCGGCATCACCACCCTTGAGGACATCAGCGCGCTGATCCTCCAGTCCCACGATCTCGACGAGACCCTGCGCAACATCGTCAACCTCGTCGCTCGTCGCATGGGGACCGAGGTCTGCTCCATCTACCTCCTCGACGACGACCTGCAGACCCTGCGATTGCGCGCCAGCAAGGGTCTCTCGCGACGCGCCGTCGACAAGGTCACCATGAAGATCGGGGAGGGGCTCACCGGCATGGCCGCGCAGGAGCGTCATGCCGTCGCGATCCTCGAGCCCCAGTCCCACCCGCGCTACCGCTACTTCAAGGAGACCGGCGAAGAGCGCTTCCATTCCTTTCTCGGCATCCCCCTCTTCGATCGCAACCACCCCCTCGGGGTGGTCGTGCTGCAGACCAAGGAAGCCCGCCAGTTCAGCCCCGAAGAGATCAGCGCCCTGTCGACCATCGCCTTCCAGGTCAGCTCGATCGTCATCAACGCCCGCCTGCTTGACTCGATCCGCCAGAAGGAGGAGGAGTCGAGCCGCTTCGCCCGGGAGCTGGAGAAAACCCGGCAGTCCCTGCTCCAGCGCGAGCAGCCGGTGGACGGCGGCGGCGAGCTGGCGATGCGCGGCATTGTCGCCTACCCCGGCGTCGTCTCCGGACCGGCCCATGTCCTCGACCAGAAGCTCGGCTTTGCCGACATCCTCGACGAGGAGGAAGTCGACAGCCCGACGGAACTCGCGCGCCTCGAGGCCGCCCTCGAGAAAACCCGGATCCAGACCCTCTTCCTGGAAAAACGGGTCGCCGAGCGCCTTTCCGAAAACGATGCGGCAATTTTCCACACTCACCTGATGATCCTCGAGGACCGCAGCTTTCTCGACAAGCTGCGCCGCGAGATCAAGGGGGGACACAGCGCCCCCTATGCCCTGAAGAAGGTGGTAAGCGGCTACATCGAGGCCTTTGCCCGGATGGAGGATCAGTACCTCCGGGAACGGGCAGCGGACATGGAAGACATCGGTCGGCGCCTGCTTGGCAACCTGGTCGGGGAAGAGCACCAGGTGCTGCAGCTGCGCAGTCCCGGGATTCTCGTCGCCAGCGAACTTCTGCCGTCGGACATGGCCGGGCTTGATCACGAACAGCTCCGCGGCATCGTCACCGAGGCCGGCGAAAAGAACTCCCACGCGGTGATCATGGCCAAGGCGCTCGGAATTCCGGCCCTGGTTGGAGTCCGCGGCGCCGTCAAGGCGGTCCGTCCCGAAGACCCATTGATCCTCGACGCCAACTCCGGCTGTCTCTACGTCAACCCGCCGGCCAAGATCGTCGAAGAGTACCGGCGCCTGGAGGAGGACTGCGGCCGGGAACTGCACCGCCTCGAGGAATATCGGGATCTGCCGGCCCGGACCAGCGACGGCGAGCGGGTGCTGTTGCGCGCCAACATCGGCCTGGTGTCGGATGTCGAAGTCGCCCGCCGCAATGGCGCCGAAGGAGTCGGTCTTTACCGCACCGAATTTCCCTACATGGCGCGCGGCGATTTCCCCGACCGCAACGACCAGTACCAGCTCTACCGCAAGGTCATCGAGGGCTTTCCAGGTCACCCGGTGACGATCCGCACTCTCGACATCGGCGGCGACAAGGTGCTCCCCTACTTCAACCCGCCGAAGGAGGACAATCCCTTCATGGGGTGGCGTTCGGTGCGGGTCTCCCTCGACAACCGCGACATCTTCCGCACCCAGCTCGAAGCGATCCTGATGGCCGGCGTCCACGGTGAGGTAAAACTCCTCTTTCCGATGATCTCCGGCATCGAGGAAGTCCGCGCCTGCAAGGCGGTTCTCGCCGAGGCGCGGGAGAACCTGCGCCGCGACGGGGTGGAATGCGCCGCAACGATCCCCCTCGGGGTGATGATCGAGGTGCCGGCGGCGGTCCGCCTCGCCCCCCAACTGGCCCGCGAGGTCGATTTCTTCGCCCTTGGCACCAACGATCTGATCCAGTACATGCTCGCCGCCGATCGCAACAATCCGCTGGTCAGCAAGTACTACGATCCGCTCCACCCGGCGATCCTGCAGGTGCTGCGCGACGTGACCGAGGTGGCGCGCGAACAGGGCAAGGGCCTCTGCCTCTGCGGCGAAATGGCCTCCGACCCCCTCTGTTTCCTGCTGCTGATCGGCCTCGGCATCCGCGAGTTCTCGATGCCGGCACCCTTTATTCCGCGCACCAAGGCGCTGCTGGCGACGATCTCCGCCCGGGCGGCACGCAAGGTCGCGCGGGAGGTGACGGAAATGGGAGAAAGCCGGCAGATCCGCAAATCCCTGGCCCGGCTCCTTGGCGAGCCCCGTCGGCCCGACTGA
- a CDS encoding menaquinol oxidoreductase: MQTPPHQSSSPDPSRRRQEAQARINRLRDRASRGIWLVAAFLAVSIAASRGFDLLPSFSEGARRWLGPAPPVRMIQLALVGYAFSASVLILSRMAKGDPPGRNYLHLFYLAAFFGFFHFAESLRENFWAVLVAGVTILGLAAYQGWAYCAEQLRLEEELLASYQRPDSADES; the protein is encoded by the coding sequence ATGCAGACACCGCCGCACCAGTCATCGAGCCCGGACCCCTCCCGGCGCAGGCAGGAGGCGCAGGCCAGAATCAATAGGCTGCGCGACCGGGCCAGCCGGGGGATCTGGCTGGTGGCGGCGTTCCTGGCGGTCAGTATTGCGGCGTCGCGCGGCTTCGATCTCCTGCCGAGTTTCTCGGAGGGGGCGAGGCGCTGGCTGGGGCCGGCGCCGCCGGTGCGGATGATCCAGCTGGCACTGGTCGGCTATGCCTTCAGCGCTTCGGTCCTGATCCTTTCCCGGATGGCGAAGGGGGATCCGCCCGGGCGAAACTACCTTCACCTCTTCTACCTCGCCGCTTTTTTCGGTTTTTTCCATTTCGCCGAATCGCTCCGGGAGAATTTCTGGGCGGTACTGGTCGCCGGGGTCACCATCCTCGGCCTGGCCGCCTACCAGGGCTGGGCCTACTGCGCCGAACAATTGCGCCTGGAAGAGGAGCTGCTCGCCAGCTACCAGCGGCCGGACAGTGCCGACGAATCCTGA
- a CDS encoding polysulfide reductase: MKSLLTKGWSPTESVQELGSGRKGLISKLLLGLSLREYLAQAVRNPFNWILGLIFAVGLPLIASRFIFGLGSVTHSSNDYPWGLFLGFGLFAMVPLSASGFMLGTSVEIFGRHDFEPIERLALLNGLLGYFFAVVYLMVDLGQPWRLPYPMAVAFGPAAVLFLVGWHVATYLTVQVAEVSSSFFEWMGWLAGKRFIRRITLGLTVSGIILSTLHQGALGALFTYAPGKVHPLWYSSSFQWIFFLCSAIPGGLCMVIAVSTIVKKTMAWRCGEAFLASLDRLTIALAKGASMGLVTYLVIKLIGVAHDNEWAYLGTGWGQWFLFEIAFGVILPLILFARGIRYRKIGLLRLGAFVTVIGVVLNRLNTALVAFNWNLYQEIPHWKELVISITIFAIYIATYRFILYRLPILYRLKGLEALAAETAPVAEPHGIRQGAPAPSAAYRVADAE; this comes from the coding sequence ATGAAAAGTCTCCTTACCAAAGGCTGGTCGCCGACCGAATCGGTCCAGGAACTCGGCTCCGGCCGCAAAGGGCTGATCAGCAAGCTGCTGCTGGGACTGTCGCTCCGGGAATACCTGGCCCAGGCGGTGCGCAATCCCTTCAACTGGATCCTCGGCCTGATCTTCGCCGTCGGCCTGCCCCTCATCGCCAGCCGCTTCATCTTCGGTCTCGGATCGGTCACCCACAGCTCCAACGACTATCCCTGGGGGCTCTTCCTCGGCTTCGGGCTCTTTGCCATGGTACCGCTTTCGGCCTCCGGCTTCATGCTCGGTACCTCGGTAGAGATCTTCGGTCGCCACGATTTCGAACCGATCGAGCGCCTGGCCCTGCTCAACGGTCTGCTCGGCTACTTCTTCGCTGTCGTCTACCTGATGGTCGATCTTGGCCAGCCCTGGCGCCTTCCCTATCCGATGGCCGTCGCCTTCGGCCCGGCCGCGGTCCTCTTCCTGGTCGGCTGGCACGTGGCCACCTATCTGACGGTACAGGTCGCCGAGGTCTCCTCTTCCTTCTTCGAATGGATGGGCTGGCTCGCCGGCAAGCGCTTTATCCGGCGCATCACCCTCGGCCTGACCGTCTCCGGCATCATCCTCTCGACCCTGCACCAGGGGGCCCTCGGCGCCCTTTTCACCTACGCGCCGGGCAAGGTCCACCCGCTCTGGTACTCCTCCTCCTTCCAGTGGATCTTCTTCCTCTGCTCGGCGATCCCCGGCGGGTTGTGCATGGTGATCGCGGTCAGCACCATCGTCAAGAAGACCATGGCCTGGCGTTGCGGGGAGGCCTTTCTGGCGAGCCTCGATCGCCTGACCATCGCCCTCGCCAAGGGCGCGAGCATGGGGCTGGTGACCTATCTGGTGATCAAGCTGATCGGGGTCGCCCACGACAACGAATGGGCCTACCTCGGGACCGGTTGGGGGCAGTGGTTCCTCTTCGAAATCGCCTTCGGCGTGATCCTGCCGCTGATCCTCTTCGCCCGCGGCATCCGCTACCGGAAGATCGGCCTGCTGCGCCTTGGCGCCTTTGTCACGGTGATCGGCGTGGTCCTGAACCGGCTCAATACCGCCCTGGTCGCCTTCAACTGGAATCTCTACCAGGAGATCCCGCACTGGAAAGAGCTGGTGATCAGCATCACCATCTTCGCCATCTACATCGCCACCTACCGCTTCATCCTTTACCGGTTGCCGATTCTCTATCGTCTCAAAGGGCTGGAGGCCTTGGCGGCAGAGACGGCACCTGTCGCCGAACCGCACGGCATCCGTCAGGGGGCGCCGGCCCCCTCGGCAGCCTACCGGGTCGCGGACGCGGAATGA
- a CDS encoding 4Fe-4S dicluster domain-containing protein, which translates to MSRRRFLAASLAGGAAVTLAPARKALGAGSFEGYPDGMGVLVDLTRCIGCRSCEAACNREQNLPAPQEPFDDQSVFDQTFHGGTQKRRTDENHLTVVNRYQPEGDQKPVYRKIQCNHCNEPACLTSCFVNAYTKTREGAVIYNSKVCVGCRNCMIACPFNIPAYSYSSVLNPMVKKCIFCYETRLKNGNPPACVEICPQEALTFGHRNDLLKIGRERIRMQPGRYVDQIYGEKEVGGTAWMYLSNVPFEEAGFNTTLQKEPIINNVKDFLSTVPMVLAIWPALFSGFHLLASRKGEHGEDHEHPQQEDLKP; encoded by the coding sequence ATAAGTCGCAGACGTTTTCTCGCGGCCAGCCTCGCCGGCGGCGCAGCCGTAACCCTGGCGCCGGCCCGCAAGGCCCTGGGGGCGGGGAGTTTCGAGGGCTATCCCGATGGCATGGGGGTGTTGGTCGACCTGACCCGTTGCATCGGCTGCCGCAGCTGCGAGGCCGCCTGCAACCGGGAACAGAATCTTCCCGCCCCGCAGGAGCCCTTCGATGACCAGTCGGTCTTCGATCAGACCTTTCACGGTGGTACCCAGAAACGGCGCACCGATGAAAATCACCTGACCGTCGTCAATCGCTACCAGCCGGAAGGGGACCAAAAGCCGGTCTATCGGAAAATCCAGTGCAATCACTGCAATGAGCCGGCCTGCCTGACCTCCTGCTTCGTCAACGCCTACACCAAGACCCGGGAAGGGGCGGTGATTTACAATTCGAAGGTCTGCGTCGGCTGCCGCAACTGCATGATCGCCTGTCCCTTCAATATCCCGGCCTATTCCTATTCGAGCGTCCTCAACCCGATGGTCAAGAAGTGCATCTTCTGCTACGAGACCCGGCTGAAGAACGGCAATCCTCCGGCCTGCGTCGAAATCTGCCCCCAGGAAGCCCTGACCTTCGGGCACCGCAACGACCTGCTGAAGATCGGCCGGGAGCGGATCCGCATGCAGCCGGGACGCTATGTTGACCAGATTTACGGCGAGAAGGAGGTCGGTGGTACCGCCTGGATGTACCTGTCGAATGTTCCCTTCGAGGAGGCCGGTTTCAACACGACCCTGCAGAAGGAGCCGATCATCAACAATGTCAAGGACTTTTTGAGCACCGTACCGATGGTCCTGGCGATCTGGCCGGCCCTGTTCAGCGGTTTCCACCTGCTGGCTTCGCGCAAGGGGGAGCACGGTGAAGACCATGAGCATCCGCAACAGGAGGATCTGAAACCATGA
- a CDS encoding cytochrome c3 family protein, translating to MLLLRICLLVALTALALSSLPASPARAGEGPDSVTIDAMSALYGEVVFDHAMHESVAEDCATCHHHTTGSAPQAPQCGGCHAAGQPAATVSCQGCHLARPFSAEALRRKGENINLYHADKVGLQAAYHLSCMGCHEEMGGPRGCEDCHARTDAGDAFYHAGNYAPPMAPAGGSGH from the coding sequence ATGCTTCTTCTCAGGATCTGCCTGCTTGTTGCCCTCACCGCCCTGGCCCTGTCGAGTTTGCCGGCTTCCCCGGCCCGGGCCGGGGAAGGGCCCGACAGCGTGACAATCGATGCCATGTCCGCCCTCTACGGGGAGGTCGTCTTCGATCACGCCATGCATGAATCGGTCGCCGAAGACTGCGCGACCTGTCACCACCACACCACCGGCAGCGCCCCCCAGGCCCCGCAGTGTGGCGGCTGTCATGCCGCCGGCCAACCGGCGGCCACCGTCTCCTGCCAGGGCTGCCACCTGGCCCGGCCCTTTTCGGCCGAGGCACTGCGGCGCAAGGGGGAGAACATCAACCTCTACCACGCCGACAAGGTCGGGCTGCAGGCGGCCTATCACCTCTCCTGCATGGGGTGTCATGAGGAGATGGGGGGACCCCGGGGGTGCGAAGATTGTCACGCCCGGACCGATGCGGGGGATGCCTTTTACCATGCGGGGAACTACGCGCCGCCCATGGCACCGGCCGGCGGTTCGGGCCACTGA
- a CDS encoding response regulator yields the protein MRGLLIAEEDLESRKRMANLFIEAGYHVTVTDSAASALHDVLKNTAQVVILSSQFDEVRAADLIPLLKRCNRKLSVILVTGELSLPLVRRLRREGIFYHALKPVQPEDSEEIRQAVSCAFASLLQQ from the coding sequence ATGCGCGGACTACTCATTGCCGAAGAAGATCTGGAGTCGAGGAAGCGGATGGCAAATCTCTTCATTGAAGCGGGCTACCACGTGACGGTCACCGATTCAGCAGCCAGCGCCCTCCATGATGTGCTCAAGAATACGGCGCAGGTGGTGATCCTCAGCAGCCAGTTCGATGAAGTACGGGCCGCGGACCTGATCCCGTTGCTCAAGCGTTGCAATCGCAAACTGTCGGTGATCCTGGTGACGGGAGAATTGTCTCTCCCCCTGGTCCGGCGCCTGCGCCGGGAAGGGATCTTTTACCACGCGCTCAAGCCGGTGCAGCCGGAAGACAGTGAGGAGATCCGCCAGGCCGTCAGCTGCGCCTTTGCCAGCCTGCTCCAGCAGTAA
- a CDS encoding sensor histidine kinase, producing the protein MQLRLTTKFTLVTSAVLISAMLLFAYFSIRSLEETSIAEAVKDIDNLSETILRTTFHQMLEDDRARVYQTIAEVGFQRGVRHIRLINKDGLISFSTRPEEVGLQVDKGEPSCNMCHGPVAVEPLLAASSMSRSRRFVDEQGETVMGMARAIYNQPSCSTAACHEHPAGDQLLGVLDITVSLAEMTASTAGFRERMILATLGLLFTLGASLAVVIRRFIHRPVRDLLAHTRRLAQGDLEGRIERLAKDELGELEEAFNEMTGNLRRVQGELRELAASLESKVEERTRQVQDIQKRLVRSEKLASLGELVAGIAHEINNPLTGIMVFSSLTLENHSLPQALRDDLSVIYRETQRCSGIVRRLLEFSREAPPDKTTASINHLLDHTLRLLENQATFQNICITRNYTALLPQLHVDANQISQVFMNILLNAAQAMPDGGTLMLETVLAGTGGEVLVRVRDSGCGIAEQDLKRIFDPFFTTKKESGTGLGLSVSYGIVENHGGTIDVESSLGAGTTFTITLPVDAPEAVFRARADTPGVMALPESRGPLPA; encoded by the coding sequence ATGCAGCTGCGCCTGACGACCAAATTCACCCTGGTGACCAGCGCCGTACTGATTTCGGCCATGCTCCTCTTCGCCTATTTCAGTATCCGCTCCCTCGAGGAGACCTCCATCGCCGAGGCGGTGAAGGATATCGACAACCTCAGCGAAACCATCCTCCGCACCACCTTTCACCAGATGCTCGAGGACGATCGCGCCCGGGTCTATCAGACGATTGCCGAAGTTGGCTTTCAGCGCGGGGTGCGGCATATCCGCCTGATCAACAAGGATGGCCTCATCAGCTTCTCGACACGGCCCGAGGAGGTTGGCCTTCAGGTTGACAAGGGCGAGCCTTCCTGCAACATGTGTCACGGCCCGGTGGCAGTTGAACCGCTGCTGGCCGCCTCTTCCATGAGCCGCAGCCGGCGTTTTGTCGATGAGCAGGGGGAGACGGTGATGGGAATGGCGCGGGCGATCTACAACCAGCCCTCCTGCAGCACGGCGGCCTGTCACGAACACCCCGCCGGGGACCAGTTGCTGGGAGTTCTCGACATCACGGTCTCCCTCGCAGAGATGACCGCCAGCACCGCCGGTTTCCGCGAACGGATGATTTTGGCCACCCTCGGCCTCCTCTTCACCCTGGGGGCGAGTCTGGCGGTGGTCATCCGCCGCTTCATCCATCGGCCGGTGCGCGACCTGCTGGCCCATACCCGGCGGCTGGCGCAGGGCGACCTGGAGGGCCGGATCGAGAGACTGGCCAAGGACGAGCTGGGCGAACTGGAAGAGGCGTTCAACGAAATGACCGGTAACCTGCGGCGGGTCCAGGGGGAGCTGCGGGAGTTGGCGGCCTCCCTCGAGAGCAAGGTCGAGGAGCGTACCCGTCAGGTTCAGGATATCCAGAAGCGCCTGGTGCGTTCGGAAAAGCTGGCGTCCCTGGGGGAACTGGTCGCCGGTATCGCCCACGAGATCAACAACCCTCTCACCGGGATCATGGTCTTCTCCTCCCTGACGCTGGAGAACCACAGCCTCCCCCAGGCGCTGCGGGACGACCTGAGCGTCATCTACCGCGAGACCCAGCGTTGCTCCGGGATCGTTCGGCGACTGCTGGAGTTCTCCCGGGAGGCACCGCCCGACAAGACCACCGCATCGATCAATCATCTCCTCGACCATACCCTGCGGTTGCTGGAAAATCAGGCGACCTTCCAGAATATCTGCATCACCCGTAACTACACGGCGCTGCTGCCGCAGCTCCATGTCGATGCCAACCAGATCAGTCAGGTCTTCATGAATATCCTCCTCAACGCCGCCCAGGCGATGCCGGATGGTGGCACCCTGATGCTGGAAACCGTTCTTGCCGGGACGGGAGGGGAGGTGCTGGTCCGGGTACGTGACAGTGGCTGCGGCATCGCCGAGCAGGATCTGAAGCGGATCTTCGATCCTTTCTTCACGACCAAGAAGGAGAGCGGGACGGGGTTGGGACTGTCGGTCTCCTACGGTATCGTGGAGAACCATGGCGGGACGATCGATGTGGAAAGTTCCCTCGGCGCCGGGACGACCTTTACCATCACTCTGCCGGTCGATGCGCCGGAGGCGGTGTTCAGGGCCCGGGCCGATACGCCCGGGGTAATGGCGCTACCGGAGAGCAGAGGGCCCCTGCCGGCCTAG